One window from the genome of Nicotiana sylvestris chromosome 9, ASM39365v2, whole genome shotgun sequence encodes:
- the LOC138878257 gene encoding uncharacterized protein produces the protein MAEELKKLTSRVQGVEGGKRIEEPIDQLYERLRAAGYVTPIPAVAMENSSQWVNPNKTCAYHSGMKGHTIDECRTLKDKIQMLIDNKVIQAKEAAPNVRKNPLPDYRGKGVNVIETDEEWDHEGSIGLIKEGDDPKRPAVTLNAILVQVQLLVEVEVTASVPFEAEVTPPRATPVPFEVEVATPFIVTVATTPPFKSNAIPWDYVAEARRSLEESTGDGILCRRSFKQDPAQISIPSVLQNSEVHKNALMKVLKEAYMPDNITSGEMDNMVRVLIDGGSSLNICPLTTMKRLRKDLHEIRAGSMNVKAFDGSQSATIGEINLCLQMGPTWFDVEFQVQGISATYNLLLGRHWIHATGIVASMIHQAMKFEWNHQEIIIHGDRSNPIYTSQTIPVIKNRRRLGGKTYHYIEHVIKKDKWWSNKIENILHGLGMNPTKGLGKISRALPSRYS, from the exons ATGGCTGAGGAGCTCAAGAAgctgacaagtcgagttcagggtgttgaaggaggtaaaaggatagaag aacccatcgaccagttgtacgAAAGGTTGAGGGCTgccggttatgtcacccctattcctgctgtggcaatggagaattcatctcaatgggtcaacccgaaTAAGACCTGCGCATATCATTCTGGTATGAAGGGACATACTATTGATGAATGCCGGACATTAAAAGATAAGATTCAGATgttgattgataacaaggtcatacaagcgaagGAAGCGGCACCCAATGTTCGCAAAAATCCTCTTCCAGATTATAGGGGCAAAGGGgtcaatgtgatagaaactgatgagGAGTGGGATCACGAGGGATCAATTGGGCTTATCAAAGAGGGAGATGATCCTAAAAGGCCCGCAGTCACTCTCAATGCTATTTTGGTCCAGGTACAACTGCTagttgaggttgaggtaaccgcatcagttccatttgaggcaGAAGTAACACCACCTAGAGCCACacctgttccatttgaggtagaagtagcCACACCTTTCATAGTGACAGTAGCAACCACACCCCCTTTCAAGTCCaacgccataccttgggattatgttgcTGAAGCTAG acgatctttggaggaaagtacaggcgatGGAATACTCTGTCGTCGATCATTTAAACAAGACCCCGCCCAGATATCCATCCCGTCagtattgcaaaattcagaggtgcATAAGAATGCTCTTATGAAGGTGTTGAAGGAAGCTTATATGCCCGACAATATCACTAGTGGAGAGATGGACAACATGGTAAG agtcctaatagatgggggttcaagcctcaatatttgtccattgactactaTGAAAAGATTGCGCAAAGATTTACATGAGATACGGGcaggaagtatgaacgtgaaagcctttgatgggtctcaaagtgCCACAATTGGAGAgattaacctttgcttgcagatggggccaacttggtttgatgtcgagtTCCAAGTACAAGGCATATCAGCTACGTACAATCTTCTATTAGGTCGACATTGGATACATGCTACTGGGATCGTGGCTTCCATGATACACCAGGccatgaagttcgaatggaaccatcaggagataatcattcatggagacagaagtaaccccatttacaccagtcaaactatcccgGTTATCAAAAATAGAAGAAGGTTGGGTGGCAAAACTTATCACTACATTGAACATGTAATTAAGAAGGACAAGTGGTGGAGCAACAAAATAGAAAACATActgcatggtctgggtatgaacccaacaaagggcttgggaaagatctccagggcattaccaagCCGGTACAGTTGA